One part of the Brevundimonas sp. NIBR11 genome encodes these proteins:
- a CDS encoding dihydrolipoyl dehydrogenase produces the protein MLKPAACDVAVIGAGSAGLAAYHAAKATGAKVLLIEAGPGGTTCARYGCMPSKLLLAAARAARDAREAATFGICVGDFAIDGTAVMTRVQRERDHFVAGVLEEVAAIPPSDRLHGRARFAGPDTLTVDDHTRVSARSIVIATGARPVVPTDLAETCQERVVTHETVFDLETLPRALAVIGAGPLGLELALAFVRLGVKTTIFDEGDSIGAVRDPVVAEAVADQLKRELIFELGVTVEAKRKADGDILLHWTEAGGKARRGTFDYVLVATGRTPALDGLDLNLAGLDCDEDGVPVFDPDTLRCGRSNIFIAGDANDDRPVLHEASLQGELASRNAAHAPKLEKRTPMPQMAVVYSDPDIATVGPGWDKDAAEGWIIGCSDDVGRARVDGRPSGILRIYAGAGDGVLLGGELFGPDVEHLAHLLAWAVQLKMTARDVLALPFYHPTMEESLRTALRNLADQQKG, from the coding sequence GTGCTCAAGCCTGCGGCCTGCGACGTCGCGGTCATCGGCGCCGGCTCGGCGGGTCTGGCCGCCTATCATGCGGCGAAGGCCACGGGCGCCAAGGTTCTGCTGATCGAGGCCGGGCCCGGCGGCACGACCTGCGCTCGATACGGCTGCATGCCGTCCAAGCTGCTTCTGGCGGCCGCGCGTGCGGCGCGTGACGCCAGAGAGGCCGCGACGTTCGGCATCTGCGTCGGAGATTTCGCGATCGACGGCACGGCGGTCATGACCCGGGTGCAGCGTGAACGCGATCACTTCGTCGCGGGCGTGCTGGAGGAAGTCGCCGCCATCCCGCCATCGGACAGGCTGCACGGCCGGGCGCGGTTCGCCGGCCCCGACACCCTGACGGTCGACGACCACACGCGCGTCTCGGCACGGTCCATCGTCATCGCCACCGGCGCGCGACCGGTTGTCCCCACGGATCTGGCCGAGACCTGCCAGGAGCGGGTCGTCACGCACGAGACGGTCTTCGACCTGGAGACATTGCCGCGCGCGCTGGCCGTGATCGGCGCGGGCCCGCTCGGTCTGGAGCTGGCCCTGGCCTTCGTCCGGCTGGGCGTGAAAACGACGATCTTCGACGAGGGGGACAGTATCGGGGCGGTCCGGGATCCGGTCGTCGCCGAGGCCGTGGCCGATCAGCTGAAGCGCGAGCTCATCTTCGAGCTCGGAGTGACGGTCGAGGCGAAGCGCAAGGCGGACGGCGACATCCTGCTTCACTGGACAGAGGCCGGCGGCAAGGCGCGACGCGGGACCTTCGACTACGTCCTCGTCGCGACGGGGCGGACGCCCGCGCTCGACGGGCTGGATCTCAACCTCGCCGGCCTGGACTGCGACGAGGACGGCGTGCCCGTCTTCGACCCGGACACCCTCCGCTGCGGGCGGTCGAACATCTTCATCGCCGGCGATGCCAACGACGACCGGCCCGTGCTTCACGAGGCGTCGCTTCAGGGGGAGCTCGCCAGCCGCAACGCCGCGCACGCGCCGAAGCTGGAGAAGCGGACGCCCATGCCGCAGATGGCGGTGGTCTATTCCGACCCCGACATCGCCACGGTCGGCCCGGGCTGGGACAAGGACGCGGCCGAGGGCTGGATCATCGGCTGCAGCGACGACGTCGGACGGGCGCGGGTCGACGGCAGGCCATCGGGAATCTTGCGCATCTATGCCGGGGCGGGCGACGGCGTGCTTCTTGGCGGCGAATTGTTCGGGCCCGACGTCGAGCATCTCGCCCATCTCCTGGCCTGGGCGGTGCAGCTGAAGATGACGGCCAGGGACGTGCTCGCGCTGCCCTTCTACCATCCGACGATGGAAGAGAGTTTGCGGACCGCCCTGCGCAACCTGGCCGATCAGCAGAAGGGCTGA
- a CDS encoding glucose 1-dehydrogenase translates to MSQKPLAGQRAIVTGASSGIGKAIALAFAEAGAAVVVNHHSDAEAGKAVTAEILEKEGRAVSVRGDVSKPRDVQKLFDAADAHFGGVDILVANAGAQSDAPFLEMKLEDWRKVIDLDLTGAFLCAQEAARRFRRQGLEPNRSRALGKVLFVTSVHQRIPWAGHANYAAAKGGVRMLMETMAQELADQKIRVNAIAPGAIRTPINTAAWDTPAAARKLLKLIPYGRIGEVEDIAQSAVWLASDAADYVVGTTLFVDGGMSLYPDFRDGG, encoded by the coding sequence ATGAGCCAGAAACCTCTCGCCGGCCAGCGCGCCATCGTCACTGGCGCCAGCTCCGGCATCGGCAAGGCCATCGCTCTGGCCTTCGCCGAGGCGGGGGCTGCCGTTGTCGTCAACCATCACAGCGATGCCGAGGCGGGCAAGGCCGTGACCGCCGAGATCCTCGAGAAAGAGGGCCGGGCGGTCTCGGTCCGGGGCGACGTCTCCAAACCGCGCGATGTCCAGAAGCTCTTCGATGCGGCCGACGCCCATTTTGGCGGCGTTGACATCCTCGTCGCCAACGCCGGCGCCCAGTCTGACGCTCCCTTTCTTGAGATGAAGCTAGAGGACTGGCGCAAGGTCATCGACCTCGACCTGACCGGCGCCTTCCTCTGCGCCCAGGAGGCGGCCAGGCGTTTCCGGCGTCAGGGGCTGGAGCCCAATCGATCCAGGGCGCTCGGCAAGGTGCTGTTCGTCACCTCGGTCCACCAACGCATCCCTTGGGCGGGTCACGCCAACTATGCGGCGGCCAAGGGCGGGGTGAGGATGCTGATGGAGACGATGGCCCAGGAGCTCGCCGACCAGAAGATCCGCGTCAACGCCATCGCCCCGGGGGCGATCAGGACGCCGATCAACACCGCCGCGTGGGACACGCCGGCCGCGGCGAGAAAGCTGTTGAAGTTGATCCCCTACGGCCGGATCGGCGAGGTCGAGGACATCGCGCAAAGCGCGGTCTGGCTGGCCTCGGACGCGGCCGACTATGTGGTCGGGACCACCCTCTTCGTCGACGGCGGCATGAGCCTCTATCCGGACTTCCGCGACGGCGGCTGA
- a CDS encoding alpha/beta hydrolase — translation MSAVQRSNVRVRGDGDRVMVFAHGFGCDQAMWRHVAPSFETDFRTLLFDNVGAGGSDLKAYNPVKYASLVGYADDLIEILRELDLSQVVFVGHSVSSMIGVLASIRAPDLFSQLILVGPSPRYIDDGDYVGGFAADQIEELLAFLAESPMAWSEAMAPAIMGNADRPELGEELTESFCRVDPVIAEAFARTTFTSDNRADLPLVTTPALILQCRDDIIAPEAVGRHVHASIPGSTFVMLDATGHCPNLSAPAEVIAAIRAFV, via the coding sequence ATGTCGGCTGTTCAACGAAGCAATGTGCGCGTGCGGGGCGACGGCGACCGGGTGATGGTCTTCGCCCACGGCTTCGGCTGCGACCAGGCCATGTGGCGGCATGTGGCGCCGTCGTTCGAGACGGACTTCCGGACCCTCCTGTTCGATAACGTCGGGGCGGGCGGCTCGGACCTCAAGGCCTACAATCCCGTCAAATACGCCAGCCTTGTAGGCTACGCCGACGACCTGATCGAGATCCTCCGCGAGCTCGACCTGAGCCAGGTCGTCTTCGTCGGGCACTCGGTCAGCAGCATGATCGGGGTCCTGGCCTCTATCCGCGCGCCCGACCTCTTCTCCCAGCTGATCCTGGTCGGCCCCTCGCCGCGCTACATCGACGACGGCGACTATGTCGGCGGGTTCGCCGCCGATCAGATCGAGGAGCTCCTGGCCTTCCTTGCCGAGAGCCCGATGGCCTGGTCGGAGGCCATGGCGCCCGCCATCATGGGCAATGCCGATCGCCCGGAGCTCGGCGAGGAACTGACCGAGAGCTTCTGCCGGGTCGATCCTGTGATCGCCGAGGCCTTTGCACGCACCACCTTCACCTCGGACAATCGGGCGGACCTGCCTCTGGTGACCACCCCTGCCCTGATCCTGCAATGCCGCGACGACATCATCGCCCCGGAAGCCGTGGGACGCCATGTCCACGCCAGCATTCCCGGCAGCACGTTCGTCATGCTCGACGCGACCGGGCACTGCCCCAACCTCAGCGCGCCGGCCGAGGTCATCGCCGCGATCCGCGCCTTTGTCTGA
- a CDS encoding SDR family oxidoreductase: MTDRMTMQDPREQYPRPPFPKQPQPVPGLAAKMDPEPDHGETSYKGSGKLTGRKALITGGDSGIGRAAAIAYAREGADVAIAYLPSERTDADEVIALIEAEGRKAVALPGEITNEAWCRQLVANAIEGLGGLDILVINAGHQQARESIAEVTSKDFDVTMKTNLYAMHWITQAAVPHLKPGSAVITTASVQAYDPSAILLDYATTKAGIVAYTKALAKQLIEKGVRANVVAPGPFWTALQSSGGQPQEKVMTFGEQSAFGRPGQPVEIAPVYVLLASQEASFTTGEVYGVTGGAGIG, translated from the coding sequence ATGACCGACCGCATGACGATGCAGGACCCCCGCGAACAATACCCCAGGCCGCCCTTCCCGAAACAGCCGCAGCCGGTTCCCGGCCTTGCCGCGAAGATGGATCCCGAGCCCGATCACGGCGAGACCAGCTACAAGGGCTCGGGGAAGCTGACGGGCCGCAAGGCGCTCATCACCGGCGGCGATTCCGGCATCGGTCGCGCCGCCGCCATCGCCTATGCGCGCGAAGGCGCGGACGTCGCCATCGCCTATCTGCCGAGCGAACGGACCGACGCCGACGAAGTCATCGCCCTGATCGAGGCCGAGGGTCGCAAGGCCGTGGCCCTGCCCGGCGAGATCACCAACGAGGCCTGGTGCAGACAGCTCGTGGCCAATGCGATCGAGGGGCTGGGCGGACTCGACATCCTCGTCATCAACGCCGGCCACCAGCAGGCGCGTGAGTCGATCGCCGAGGTCACCTCGAAGGATTTCGACGTGACGATGAAGACCAATCTCTACGCCATGCACTGGATCACCCAGGCGGCGGTCCCGCATCTGAAGCCCGGCTCGGCCGTCATCACCACGGCCTCGGTTCAAGCCTATGATCCGTCCGCTATCCTGCTCGACTACGCCACGACCAAGGCGGGCATCGTCGCCTACACCAAGGCGCTGGCGAAGCAGCTGATCGAGAAGGGCGTGCGCGCCAATGTCGTGGCGCCGGGGCCGTTCTGGACCGCGCTGCAGTCCAGCGGCGGTCAGCCGCAGGAGAAGGTCATGACCTTCGGTGAGCAGAGCGCCTTCGGCCGTCCGGGTCAACCGGTGGAGATTGCGCCTGTTTACGTCCTGCTGGCGTCACAGGAAGCGAGCTTCACGACCGGCGAGGTCTATGGGGTCACGGGCGGGGCGGGCATCGGCTAG
- a CDS encoding glycogen debranching N-terminal domain-containing protein — MSDTPFMTEVTQPILIKDGALFLGTCPNGWIPGGTDAGFGLFHRDTRYLSRYELTLGGREPLVLMSSAARRFEAVHQLTNDEIVQTDGKPMAAQCFGLRLGRTVTGDGLGLADRIEIRNFALEPIRFELALTIDALFEDIFELRGAEAKSRGPLRSVETRDDGLTFRYVGADAVERRLTMLLDGAPTITVHGSARRLAFDLEIDAQQTEALKIRFEVEEVGAPAHAIPPAPAVFDGVSVSSDNPVFDRLLDRSFQDLAMLLTELEEPFIAGGLPWFVAPFGRDSLIAALQSLPFDPRPAEGVLRLFARHQGRKNDAETGEERGKIPHELRVGAMANLGEVPHRPSYLSIDATPLFLILIGRHAEWTGSHALFDELRTSVDAALAWMTERSAADPKGYLTYDRQNEDGVIHQGWKDSKTGVPRADGGPSDGSIALSEVQGYAWLARRLMAAACRRAGEDAVAASLDATADALREHFNADFWMEAEGCFVLGLEDGGRQLDVVSSNAGQVLWSGIADTDKASRTAERMMRPDMNCGWGVRTLSADAAAYNPLNYHLGSVWPFDNALIAAGMKGHGLDAPAVALFDALIDVSEHFAIGRLPEFFIGFDREPGLFPARCPFAEPLQAWSAGAAPYLLTELLGLRPGPSGPVLDNPLLPTGVARLEILGLTVGDQRFDCRVSRGDGGVISGSVTPAEERAA, encoded by the coding sequence TTGAGCGACACCCCCTTTATGACGGAAGTCACCCAGCCCATCCTGATCAAGGACGGCGCCCTGTTCCTTGGGACCTGCCCGAACGGATGGATACCCGGCGGCACCGACGCCGGCTTCGGCCTCTTCCACCGCGATACCCGCTACCTGAGCCGCTACGAGCTCACCCTCGGCGGCCGTGAGCCCCTGGTGCTGATGTCGAGCGCGGCCCGCCGGTTCGAGGCGGTCCACCAGCTGACCAATGACGAGATCGTCCAGACCGACGGCAAGCCGATGGCGGCCCAGTGCTTCGGTCTGCGCCTCGGCCGTACGGTCACCGGCGACGGCCTCGGCCTCGCCGACCGGATCGAGATCCGCAACTTCGCCCTGGAGCCGATCCGGTTCGAACTGGCCCTGACGATCGACGCCCTGTTCGAGGACATCTTCGAACTGCGCGGCGCCGAGGCCAAATCGCGCGGCCCCCTGCGCTCCGTCGAGACCCGGGACGATGGACTGACCTTCCGCTACGTCGGAGCCGACGCGGTCGAACGGCGCCTGACCATGCTGCTGGATGGCGCGCCCACAATAACGGTCCACGGCAGCGCCCGCCGGCTCGCCTTCGACCTGGAAATCGACGCGCAGCAGACGGAAGCGCTCAAGATTCGTTTCGAGGTGGAGGAGGTCGGCGCGCCCGCCCACGCCATACCGCCGGCGCCTGCAGTGTTCGACGGCGTCTCGGTCTCCAGCGACAACCCCGTCTTCGACCGCCTGCTCGATCGGTCGTTCCAGGACCTGGCGATGCTGCTGACCGAGCTCGAGGAGCCCTTCATCGCCGGCGGCCTGCCCTGGTTCGTCGCCCCCTTCGGTCGGGACAGTTTGATCGCGGCCCTGCAGAGCCTGCCGTTCGATCCCCGACCGGCCGAAGGGGTGCTGCGCCTCTTCGCCCGCCACCAGGGTCGAAAGAATGACGCTGAGACGGGGGAGGAGCGGGGCAAGATCCCGCATGAACTCCGCGTGGGCGCCATGGCCAACCTGGGAGAGGTCCCGCATCGGCCGAGCTATCTGTCGATCGACGCGACGCCGCTGTTCCTCATCCTCATCGGACGCCATGCGGAGTGGACGGGATCGCATGCCCTGTTCGACGAGCTCCGGACCAGCGTCGACGCGGCCCTGGCGTGGATGACGGAGCGGAGCGCGGCCGATCCCAAGGGCTATCTGACCTACGACCGCCAAAACGAAGACGGCGTGATCCATCAGGGTTGGAAGGACTCCAAGACCGGCGTGCCGCGCGCCGACGGCGGCCCGTCCGACGGTTCGATCGCGCTCAGCGAAGTCCAGGGCTACGCCTGGCTCGCGCGACGCCTGATGGCCGCAGCCTGCCGGAGGGCGGGCGAGGATGCGGTTGCGGCCAGCCTCGACGCCACGGCAGACGCCCTGCGCGAGCACTTCAACGCGGACTTCTGGATGGAGGCCGAGGGTTGTTTCGTTCTGGGCCTGGAGGACGGCGGGCGCCAGCTCGATGTCGTCAGCTCCAACGCCGGCCAGGTGTTGTGGTCGGGCATCGCCGACACCGACAAGGCGAGCCGCACCGCCGAGCGGATGATGCGGCCCGACATGAACTGCGGCTGGGGGGTGCGCACCCTGTCGGCGGACGCGGCGGCCTACAATCCCCTCAACTATCACCTCGGCAGCGTCTGGCCGTTCGACAACGCTCTGATCGCGGCCGGCATGAAGGGTCATGGTCTCGACGCGCCCGCAGTCGCCCTGTTCGACGCCCTGATCGATGTGTCGGAGCATTTCGCCATAGGCCGGCTGCCGGAGTTCTTCATTGGATTCGACCGCGAACCCGGACTGTTTCCCGCACGGTGCCCGTTCGCGGAGCCCCTGCAGGCTTGGTCGGCCGGAGCGGCGCCCTATCTGCTGACCGAACTGCTCGGTCTGCGCCCCGGTCCGTCAGGGCCGGTGCTGGACAACCCCTTGCTGCCGACAGGCGTCGCCCGGCTGGAGATCCTGGGCCTGACCGTCGGCGACCAAAGGTTCGACTGCCGCGTCAGCCGAGGCGACGGCGGCGTCATCTCAGGATCCGTCACCCCCGCCGAGGAGCGCGCCGCATGA
- a CDS encoding ester cyclase, protein MSDAAIAATKRFGEIVNTGALDAFPEVVAEGCVDNDPAPGQGGGPEGFKTFFTGMRAAFPDMKVEPQTMVSEGDQVAFAYTLTGTHQGDFLGVAATGKPIEVRGMQIGRFENGKMVERWGSSDELGILKQIGAAPV, encoded by the coding sequence ATGTCCGACGCCGCCATCGCCGCCACCAAACGCTTCGGCGAGATCGTCAACACCGGGGCGCTCGACGCCTTTCCGGAGGTCGTGGCCGAGGGCTGCGTCGACAATGATCCGGCTCCCGGACAGGGCGGCGGCCCCGAAGGGTTCAAGACCTTCTTCACCGGCATGCGGGCGGCCTTCCCCGACATGAAGGTGGAGCCCCAGACCATGGTCAGCGAGGGCGACCAGGTCGCCTTCGCCTACACCCTGACCGGGACCCACCAGGGCGACTTTCTCGGCGTCGCCGCCACCGGCAAGCCCATCGAGGTCCGGGGCATGCAGATCGGCCGGTTCGAGAACGGCAAGATGGTGGAGCGCTGGGGCTCGTCGGACGAGCTCGGCATTCTCAAGCAGATCGGCGCGGCGCCGGTCTGA